From one Myxococcales bacterium genomic stretch:
- a CDS encoding matrixin family metalloprotease, which produces MRRAIFGAVLLLGGLLLAVPASAFQYADCNGHPCAWQSMPPAYEIQEPLGVDIEDEAAVEEIQASFNRWDFNHQTFCAPLAFDYQGRTATKKPTAQDYHNVVSFRTSNWLVSADALAITLLYSDASGRLREADIVFNAVNYRWTAGESDTDHNLYSIRATLTHEAGHFWGLDHSSDKFATMNAYYKPNIVVEDLDEDDIRAAAERYCDSPLPADDADEQNDSFSYFADLGDRTEVTDRRLYDDDWYRLDLKQGKRLKLIVTDESPDRYKRLELYDLQNNLVDEQDCIGDCAQALGEAGEARRVALRITGGFDHHTIETARYDVRFAQVEPGDEGNLTDDDSADTAVDAQGGNGRGCGCEVGAGRSEADWGFAATALLLGVALLRRRPVR; this is translated from the coding sequence ATGCGGCGAGCGATTTTCGGGGCGGTGCTGTTACTCGGCGGTTTGCTGCTCGCGGTCCCGGCGAGCGCCTTCCAATACGCCGACTGCAACGGCCATCCCTGCGCCTGGCAGTCGATGCCGCCCGCTTACGAGATCCAGGAACCGCTGGGCGTCGACATCGAGGACGAGGCGGCCGTCGAGGAAATCCAGGCTTCCTTCAACCGCTGGGATTTCAACCACCAAACCTTCTGCGCGCCGCTGGCGTTCGATTACCAGGGCCGCACCGCCACGAAAAAACCGACGGCGCAGGACTATCACAACGTCGTTTCGTTCCGCACCAGCAATTGGCTGGTCAGCGCCGACGCTTTGGCGATCACGCTCCTGTATTCCGACGCGAGCGGCCGGCTGCGCGAGGCCGACATCGTTTTCAACGCGGTGAATTACCGGTGGACGGCCGGCGAGTCCGACACCGACCATAATCTGTATTCCATTCGCGCCACCCTGACCCACGAAGCGGGGCATTTCTGGGGCCTGGATCATTCCAGCGACAAGTTCGCCACGATGAACGCCTACTACAAACCCAACATCGTGGTCGAGGATCTGGACGAGGACGACATCCGCGCCGCCGCCGAGCGTTACTGCGACTCGCCGCTGCCGGCGGACGACGCCGACGAACAGAACGACTCGTTTTCCTACTTCGCCGATCTGGGCGACCGCACCGAGGTGACCGACCGACGCCTGTATGACGACGACTGGTACCGGCTGGACTTGAAACAGGGCAAGCGGCTGAAGTTGATCGTCACCGACGAATCGCCCGACCGGTACAAGCGGCTGGAACTATACGACCTGCAAAACAACCTCGTCGACGAGCAGGACTGCATCGGTGATTGCGCCCAGGCGCTGGGCGAAGCCGGCGAAGCCCGACGCGTCGCGCTGCGCATCACCGGCGGGTTCGATCATCACACCATCGAAACCGCGCGCTACGACGTCCGCTTCGCGCAAGTCGAACCCGGCGACGAGGGCAACCTGACCGACGACGATTCGGCCGACACCGCGGTCGACGCCCAAGGCGGCAACGGCCGCGGGTGCGGGTGCGAGGTGGGCGCGGGCCGGTCGGAAGCCGATTGGGGCTTCGCGGCGACGGCGCTGTTGTTGGGCGTGGCGCTGCTCCGCCGCCGTCCCGTTCGTTAA